The DNA window ATTACAAGTAAGTAAACTCCTGTCTGCTTAATGAAAAACAGGCTACGGCCtgatcgagagaaaaaaaaagtaagtaaACTGATCAGCAAGTTCTATTTAGAGTAACAGGGCCTGAGCACATCTGCAAACCATGCATTTTGGCATTAGGCTTGTCAAAAGCTAATAGCATTTGTGCAAAAAACTGATAAAAGGGATTCACTATTCCAGTGTTCATACCTCATCCCCGCATTCCATTGAGCTTTTGAACAATATCCACTATGGAAGGTCTCATCTTGCGTTCATGTTCCACACATTGTAACCCAATTTCAACACACATTTTAATTTGCTGGAGCCGAACTGCATCAAATGATGCGAACTTGGATGTTATGTGGCCATCTGTCCAACTTTTTTGTACCTACAGATTTGGGTGTTCCTCTGTTATATCATGTATACAAACTAAATCTAATCTAGTCTATTGGAAAAACATTTTTATCCTCGAAATACAAAATAACATGATCTTACTGTCAATAAATTTTTGGCCACACTTGTCTTCAGCATTATGAATATTCTTTTCTCCGGTGCTTATCTGAATAATTAGTAGACCAAAACTATATATGTCTGACTGGGTTGAGATTTCACCTGTATATAGATATTCCGGAGCCATATATCCACTGAACAGGGTTCATTAAAAGTTAACTAGTGTGGATTAAAAAAATGGAATCTATTAATTTAAGGAAAATAGTCATTTCACTACTTTTTCTACTTACAATGATCCTACAATATTTTGGGTGTTCATCCGAGTTTGCTCTTGACCAAAGAGTCTTGAAAGTCCAAAATTAGCAATTTTGGGGACCATATTATCATCCAACAAAATATTTTCAGGCTTCAAATCCATATGAACAACAGGCTGATCCATTTCCTTATGTAGGAAATATAAGCCTTTGCAGATTCCTTGAACTACTCTAAACCGTGTGTCCCAGTCAATTCTATTAGATTCAGCTGAAGAAGTAGAACAAGGAGATATGTAAGTAATCTTTACCAGAACAAGGAGCCATATGTAGGAAATTTTTATTGTACTAATAACTCATTTTGAATTTTCCTGTTTATAATATGAATTTTAATAACTCATTTGTCTCCAAGTAGCAACTTTATAGTATCACCTGAAGACTCAATAGGATGTAAACATTGAAGCAATTATATAGTGGCCAGtgctgtccaatattgtagtacATATACATACCAAATAGATACTTGTCAAGGCTTCCCTTAGGTAGATATTCATAGCAGAGAAAAACTTCAGCTATATCTACAATGATATATCTTCCATTGTGTTGCACCacctttgtaacaccctaaaatttgcttttcTTCAAATAGAGTTAAATTCATCAAATTATGTATTTTTGTGCACATTTAAACACAGGGAAAGTAATAATTTTTattgaaattaaaattcatcatgagTCTGGCAacatgtttttgcattcatgctgctgcatttatatttttgtgatgagtggtgttTGCCAAAATTCAAAACTAATTCAAAatcttttgaaaatggctttgaaagaaaaaaagaaaaacttcCCTCTCTGTTCTCGGCCTAGTGGCCCAGTCAGCGCAACCGCGCAGGCCTAGCCCGTGGCCTGCTCGCACCCACCGACCCTTCACCTCGGCCCAACCCCACTCTTCTCCCCCGCCTCAGCTCGCGCCCGCATAGGCCGCAGGCCAAATAGGCGGCCCAGCCGCCAAACGCGCCCTCACCCCGCTCGTCGTGGCCCCATGCTCCTAGTCACTGCTAGCTAGTCCCAGCCATCAGCCTCCCTTCCCCTTTCTGCCCCGTCGTGACTGAGCAGGGCTCTGCCCCGAGGAAGCCGCCGTTGCCATCCCGGTTTCCACGAGATTTGGCATAATCCCTACGCCGAGCCTCCCTATAAgtacccgaggaccgcctccccCACTCTTTTCGATCTGTAAGCCAACCTTTGGTCCTCCCCCCACCGCCTGGATCTCGTCAGGGAGAAACTAGAGCCGCCGCTGCCATTGACGCCAACCTCGGCGCTACCGTTGAGGAAAACCGCCCGCCGCTCTTCATCTTGAAGTGAACCAGCCGTTGGTGCCTCTCTCTTTCTCCTTCTCACACTGTGTCGCATGCTCATCATCGTCAAACTCTTGCAGGGAGTCACCGTCTGCCCCGCCGTGTCCAACATCGTCTTCAAGCCGTCTCCATCCAAGAAAAGCGCTTAGGTGAGTTCGCCTTCCCTTGTTCTATCTTTCGGTGTTTTCCCCGTCGAGTTTGGAGCTCGGAAACTCGATTCCGGTGAAGTTTCGGTGAActtctcgccgccggccatggcaccaccgtCTCCCATCTCTGTTCCGGCCGGTCATCCCTCTCCACCTCACCACGGCTATCCGATCTTGAACCAACCGCCCAGATTACCCCGTACCCCTTCAGTACATAACCGGTCCACCATCACAGTGTGGACTAGGTCCACCAGCATAGTCTGCACCCGGTCTACCACCGGTGCTTGCACTCTAGCCAGCCACGCCCCGCCACGTGTTGCCACGTCAGCGCCAGCGTCAGCGGCAATCCGGTCAATCCGATCAGCAGAGCCTTTTTGCCAAGAAACCCCTCGATTTCTATctaatcaacccgcaatccacTCTCTTTCAAAAGTAATTCAAAGTGAGTCCTTTTTCTTCCATTTTAAGCCCTGTACTTTATAGAAATAGGAGTCATCGTCCACAGAGGTAGTTTTATAGGTTAGACCTCGTGTTTATAATCAAAAATACGTATAGGTCCGTCTTGCAAACAACAAAACTACCACTGAATCTTGTTTCGAGTGtagaatctccgttttaactccgatttgagtgattctcgcATCTGCGTGTTCGTAGCATCACGTAGAAtagttttaaaacctttttaacttCGTTTTATactatttggtgtattgttctaattagttTATATATGTTGGTtatgcatgtatgtatggatgcctgtgtggtgctgCTTGATCTCGATTAGACAGTGAGTTTTACGTGGGTTATTTGAAGCAACTCTTTGAAGATTCAAGACTAGTAGCGATACattgaattaaggcaagtataatatgaggctccttgttacctattcactttaatgcaatctcaactcatatgcatatgttcaatAAACCGCCTGTAGTCTATTTACCTTGATGTTGGTTATCCTATCCTTGATTttcctatgggttttgcatgtgggtagtatgcttagCTTGCTTCAACTAATATTGAGTAAAGAAtgcaattaaagatatatgcaacatggtattaaaagatgctttttagcaatatggaaccaagagggctagagcattcgGCCTTTTCCtagggtgctctagtttctctccataaggactcatctttaagtggctacccaggacttacagtacaaccatgaggaccacatgactctggtcttagtctagtaccttgctctttctagtttgtagcagctTACCGAAAgagcaagaggggcataccaggcagggtatgggcctcatcccctaGGTGTGTACTATGCTACGAGTACTAGTGCCATTCTTGGAGATGACttcataacacttgggagatggaatccttagcggctgctccttattagaacgaccagggaaaagcttcatagtgtaccctgcctactcaccttgaaagtgttttgggagtaattaacccgggcatatgggcaatacgactcatggtgaaagtgtacaacctctgtagagtgtgaaactggtatatcaaccgtgctcacggacacgagtggCTTAGATCCTTATTGAATAGTTGGTTACTTGAATGGTTTggattatgattaaaattgctgatatctctaattattcatattcgggagcctaagcataacttagcaacttatgattaataataaaatatgaccaactaaaagtgcttaccgcagttcatccgtgtcaagccttttgagtctgcatcccctcatgttatgcttgctaagcggtagtagcttacgcttgttttattttaatactttggcaaaatcccggATTGGTAtcagatggaggttcttcagtggagttttccaagaggtgttaggcttgtgatcaaccagttgacgaTTCCTGTGGTGTTGAAGGCTTCGCCAGAAGAATAGGGTTTTAGTACCCAATGTAAAGTGGGATTATGTCTCTTGTAATAAATACTTATTtgctatgtaataaaggcattatcatggccccgttcggcttaccccatattcgacttgttcggcttgtttttcagtcggaacagtattttttctctcacaacaattcagccaaagcagtgtttttcagccagtttcagccaagattcagcaagccgaacggggccaatccCTTCATTAGTAACTATATGTGTAAATTGAATTCCTggacacatatggtgtgtatctggttttgtccttagaACCAGGTGCTACAACCTTCTTATGTGACTCATGACAATAGCCCACCAACTTCACTATATTTTCATGTTGGGCTGCCATAAGATTACAGACCTCATTACTAAATGTTTTGTCATGCGCCACAGGACAATTTTCCCCAAGTTTCTTAACAACAATCATTTCCCCATTCTCCGCAATTCCCTATGTCAAGTATCATGTGTTATGTATATTGGCATGCTAACATGTGTTCAGTTAACTTGAGATGGTAGGAAAAAATTTCAGGCGTATATAATCATACCGTGTAGACTGTTCCAAATGCACCTTTAccaagttctctcttaggagagAAATCACTTGTGATTTGCTTTAGAAAGCTTGCTGGTATATCCTTGGGCAATGTGCTTAGAAGACTAGACCGGGTATTAGtagttgtcggggacctaataccagggtaccccagaaggtggaaccaataaccaacgaatgttaaaaacttctggacggataagggcgccgttacgtcccttgttcgaatgacaggagtttggttctgcctcgcccgaggactcagggctagtctctgtctcgcccgacgcctttggagcaggcttggtctcgcccaagggccgagggctagtctccgtcttgcccgacaccTTGCTCGACGCCTgacgcctttgagatagctctgcctcgcccgagggcccagggctagtctccgtctcgcccaacgcctttggggcgggctcggtctcgcccgagggctaagggatagactccgcctcgctcaaccctggaggggcgggctcggtctcgcccaagagatgaGGACTggtctctgcctcacccgacggctaGGAACGAGTCTCGCCCTACTCGATATCTAAggactggtttcatcttacctgacaacttctccccgttccctcatgatgatgggtacagggcgagacaagacgttcgagtcaaccatggctccaaggaccataccctgtgccctggcaggaaaagtactgctagggaacaatgggacaggtgctttagacccttccgggcgctgcagagcccgaaaggtattataggtgcatgctcctcgccctgtagagttgtaggcgccgcctttagctctgggacacgaaacccgacgaagatatatgacaaccgctacgctccagaaaaggatttgatatctccacgaacgacggatattccatcaccacgctatggacccaagggagcggtgcccgcttcccgacccctcaagtccaccaagtcagaagaccttgcccacggtgctactccggaccccgaccccgtgtccctccgacaaagactcataggagtcagaaggcgtgcggagcaaggctggggaggctcataagtcaaaccactgtactgcagccataccctacgcagggcagcattctgtaaccaacctgacattctacagaggcatcgacagtatagtaggcgcttatcttccttcgcactcatcagaat is part of the Miscanthus floridulus cultivar M001 chromosome 9, ASM1932011v1, whole genome shotgun sequence genome and encodes:
- the LOC136479924 gene encoding cysteine-rich receptor-like protein kinase 44, producing MSGMVAAACRFSVVAVGAFLSVDDAAYVAAMAEALMHWDGRGLPAAWQCLVNGCVLGGMHYGRALASVGSPTTTNTRSSLLSTLPKDIPASFLKQITSDFSPKRELGKGAFGTVYTGIAENGEMIVVKKLGENCPVAHDKTFSNEVCNLMAAQHENIVKLVGYCHESHKKVVQHNGRYIIVDIAEVFLCYEYLPKGSLDKYLFAESNRIDWDTRFRVVQGICKGLYFLHKEMDQPVVHMDLKPENILLDDNMVPKIANFGLSRLFGQEQTRMNTQNIVGSFGYMAPEYLYTGEISTQSDIYSFGLLIIQISTGEKNIHNAEDKCGQKFIDIRLQQIKMCVEIGLQCVEHERKMRPSIVDIVQKLNGMRG